From Brucella pseudogrignonensis, a single genomic window includes:
- the ptsN gene encoding PTS IIA-like nitrogen regulatory protein PtsN, with translation MDLSDLIQPGAIIPALKASSKKQLLQILSEKAAELTGLPEREVFETILQRERLGSTGVGNGIAIPHGKLASIDKIAGIFARLETPVDFEALDDQPVDLVFLLLAPENAGADHLKALSRIARMLRDADTVAKLRGTHDAQALYSFLKAQPATSAA, from the coding sequence ATGGATCTTAGTGATCTGATTCAGCCAGGGGCGATTATCCCTGCGTTGAAAGCCAGCTCCAAAAAGCAGCTTTTGCAGATTTTATCTGAAAAGGCTGCGGAACTGACCGGTCTCCCTGAGCGTGAAGTTTTTGAAACAATTCTCCAGCGCGAACGCCTTGGTTCGACTGGCGTTGGTAATGGTATCGCCATTCCACACGGTAAGCTGGCGAGTATTGATAAGATTGCCGGAATTTTTGCGCGCCTTGAAACGCCAGTGGATTTTGAAGCACTGGACGATCAGCCTGTTGATCTCGTTTTCCTGCTTTTGGCACCGGAAAACGCGGGCGCTGACCACCTGAAAGCCCTGTCCCGCATCGCACGTATGTTGCGCGATGCCGATACAGTGGCCAAGCTGCGCGGCACACATGACGCGCAGGCGCTTTATTCATTTCTTAAAGCACAGCCAGCCACCAGCGCGGCCTGA
- a CDS encoding LptA/OstA family protein: protein MERETGTMKKSLKTRTLRMGFAALALGLVVVSGVASAQEGQQVPFGSLKLSDGKNPIKIDADKLEMLDKEGKAIFTGNVAVMQGDALLKSGKMIVFYNKDAQGEGGKPAGGTAGLSGSGIDRLEISGKVYLKSGTQVATGDTGTYDGKSQVMVLQGQKVVLTDGDNVATGCKLTANMGTGKAFLESCKGQSKGRVSIIMSPKDQQQGGAAPKSN from the coding sequence ATGGAACGCGAGACGGGCACGATGAAAAAGAGCTTGAAGACCCGCACGTTGCGGATGGGATTTGCGGCTTTGGCGCTCGGTCTTGTTGTTGTATCCGGTGTAGCGTCGGCTCAGGAGGGCCAGCAGGTTCCCTTCGGTAGCCTCAAGCTCTCTGATGGCAAAAACCCTATAAAGATTGATGCCGACAAACTTGAAATGCTCGACAAAGAAGGCAAGGCTATTTTCACAGGCAATGTTGCTGTGATGCAGGGCGATGCGCTTTTAAAATCCGGCAAGATGATCGTCTTTTATAACAAGGATGCACAGGGTGAGGGCGGTAAGCCCGCTGGTGGTACTGCCGGCCTGAGCGGTTCTGGCATTGATCGCCTCGAAATCAGCGGCAAGGTTTATTTGAAATCCGGTACGCAGGTCGCGACGGGTGATACCGGCACTTATGACGGTAAAAGTCAGGTCATGGTTTTGCAGGGACAGAAAGTTGTCCTTACTGACGGCGATAATGTCGCTACCGGTTGCAAGCTGACGGCCAATATGGGCACCGGCAAGGCTTTCCTTGAAAGCTGTAAGGGTCAGAGCAAGGGTCGCGTTTCGATCATTATGTCGCCCAAGGATCAACAGCAGGGCGGCGCTGCGCCCAAATCGAATTAA
- the hpf gene encoding ribosome hibernation-promoting factor, HPF/YfiA family — translation MTLRVSGKHMDVGEAFTTRIVDRVNDAVGKYFDHGFSGQVTVTKSGSRYSADCTLHLDSGATLQSTGDAQDPQLAFDAAADKIETRLRRYKRRLKSRPATAPNAIYDDVAYRVMAPLSEEEEDLPVDYAPTIVAESSVALRTLSVASAVVELDLIENPVLVFRNAGNDEVNIVYRRADGNIGWVDPSTVTRQSAPRA, via the coding sequence ATGACTCTGCGTGTATCTGGAAAGCATATGGACGTCGGCGAAGCTTTTACGACTCGGATCGTTGACCGGGTTAATGATGCGGTCGGCAAGTATTTTGATCATGGCTTTTCCGGGCAGGTAACGGTCACCAAGTCCGGATCGCGCTACAGCGCAGATTGCACTTTGCATCTTGATAGTGGTGCCACTCTTCAGAGCACCGGAGATGCACAGGACCCGCAACTGGCGTTCGATGCGGCGGCTGACAAGATTGAAACCCGGTTGCGCCGTTACAAGCGCCGGCTGAAATCGCGTCCTGCCACTGCACCAAATGCGATCTATGATGATGTGGCATATCGTGTTATGGCACCGCTGTCGGAAGAAGAGGAGGACCTTCCGGTGGATTACGCGCCAACTATTGTTGCGGAATCGTCTGTTGCTCTTCGCACCCTCTCGGTCGCGTCGGCAGTTGTGGAACTTGACCTGATTGAAAACCCGGTTCTGGTGTTCCGCAATGCAGGCAATGATGAAGTTAATATCGTCTACCGTCGTGCGGACGGAAACATTGGCTGGGTTGATCCGTCAACGGTAACCCGCCAGTCCGCGCCACGCGCCTGA
- a CDS encoding Hsp20 family protein, with protein sequence MTRMTPFSSPLLLGFDTMEKTLERIAKSGEGYPPYNIERLRGETGSERLRITLAVAGFASDDLEVMTEDNQLVIRGRQTDDTEREFLHRGIAARQFQRVFVLADGMRVVACDLKNGLLAIDLDRPEPERLIKRIHIAVKD encoded by the coding sequence ATGACACGAATGACACCGTTTTCGAGCCCGTTACTGCTCGGATTCGACACGATGGAAAAGACGCTGGAACGAATTGCCAAATCCGGCGAAGGCTACCCGCCCTATAATATCGAGCGCCTGCGCGGCGAGACCGGTTCTGAACGCCTGCGTATCACGCTGGCGGTTGCGGGCTTTGCCAGCGACGATCTCGAAGTCATGACGGAAGACAACCAGCTTGTTATCCGCGGACGCCAGACCGACGACACCGAACGCGAATTTCTGCACCGCGGCATCGCTGCCCGACAGTTTCAGCGCGTGTTCGTTTTGGCGGACGGAATGCGGGTTGTGGCATGCGATCTGAAAAACGGTCTACTGGCGATTGATCTTGATAGACCTGAACCAGAACGGCTGATCAAACGTATTCATATAGCAGTGAAAGACTGA
- the rpoN gene encoding RNA polymerase factor sigma-54 — protein sequence MALSPKLDFRQSQSLVMTPQLMQSIKLLQMTHIELEQFIDIEIEKNPLLDRIEAANDDFAEPETASDSADSSDASSDEDWFKTDSVADAQNLSSTFDSSLENIFPDDPGRSDDAGSMLDPQWKTSGGDSGGAGGSYDIDQLTASRPSLNEHVAEQIALSFSNPADRFIATALADALDESGYLRADTSLLAQNLGVETEHVECVLHAVQGFDPAGIFARDLRECLAIQLRLKDRYDPAMAALIDNLELLARRDFASLKKLCGVDQSDLLDMLSEIRALDPKPGTQFEVSVADVITPDVLVSPTSDGGWAIELNPDAMPRLIVNNEYYAEVSPSVKADEKAFLSDCMQSASWLVRSLDQRARTILKVTQEIVRQQDGFLRDGVTHLKPLNLRTVADAVGMHESTISRVTANKFMATTRGVFELRYFFNASIASSEGGDAHSSESVRHRIRQMIDAEKPDDVLSDDAIVDALKKDGVDIARRTVAKYREAMNIASSVQRRREKKARLSAR from the coding sequence ATGGCTCTGTCGCCAAAGCTTGATTTTCGTCAGTCGCAATCGCTGGTGATGACACCGCAGTTGATGCAGTCCATCAAGCTGTTGCAAATGACGCATATTGAGCTGGAACAATTTATCGACATTGAGATCGAGAAAAATCCGCTTCTGGACAGAATAGAAGCTGCAAACGACGATTTTGCAGAGCCTGAAACTGCGAGCGATAGCGCAGACTCATCGGATGCTTCATCCGATGAAGACTGGTTTAAGACTGACAGCGTGGCCGACGCGCAGAATCTTTCATCGACCTTTGACAGCTCGTTAGAAAATATTTTTCCAGATGATCCCGGCCGCTCCGATGATGCGGGGTCCATGCTTGATCCGCAGTGGAAAACTTCCGGTGGGGATAGTGGAGGCGCAGGCGGCAGCTATGATATTGATCAGCTTACCGCGAGCCGCCCGTCTTTGAATGAGCATGTTGCTGAGCAGATTGCCCTCTCATTCAGCAATCCAGCTGATCGTTTTATCGCCACAGCGCTGGCCGATGCACTCGATGAAAGCGGTTATTTGCGCGCCGACACATCGTTGCTCGCGCAAAACCTCGGCGTTGAGACCGAACATGTTGAGTGCGTGTTGCATGCGGTGCAAGGTTTTGATCCGGCGGGCATTTTTGCACGCGATCTGCGCGAATGTCTGGCGATCCAGCTTCGGCTGAAAGATCGATATGATCCAGCAATGGCGGCTTTGATCGATAATCTTGAGCTGCTGGCGCGGCGGGATTTCGCTTCGCTCAAGAAGCTTTGTGGTGTCGATCAGTCTGATCTTCTCGATATGTTGAGTGAAATAAGGGCACTTGATCCTAAGCCCGGCACACAGTTTGAGGTCTCGGTTGCTGATGTGATTACACCTGATGTGCTGGTGTCGCCGACAAGTGATGGGGGGTGGGCAATTGAGCTTAACCCTGATGCGATGCCGCGCTTGATCGTTAATAACGAATATTATGCCGAAGTCAGCCCTTCCGTGAAGGCGGACGAAAAAGCATTTCTGTCTGATTGCATGCAGTCCGCAAGCTGGCTGGTGCGCAGCCTTGATCAGCGTGCGCGAACGATTCTGAAAGTCACACAGGAAATCGTGCGTCAGCAGGATGGCTTTCTTCGCGATGGGGTCACGCATCTCAAACCTCTGAATCTGCGCACTGTTGCCGATGCAGTCGGTATGCATGAATCAACCATCAGCCGCGTGACGGCCAATAAGTTCATGGCAACCACGCGTGGCGTGTTTGAGTTGCGCTATTTTTTCAATGCATCCATTGCTTCTTCAGAGGGGGGTGATGCCCATTCATCCGAAAGCGTGCGTCATCGTATCCGTCAGATGATTGATGCAGAAAAGCCTGATGACGTGCTTTCCGATGATGCAATTGTTGATGCGTTGAAAAAAGACGGAGTGGATATCGCACGCCGTACAGTCGCAAAATACAGGGAAGCGATGAATATTGCCTCATCGGTTCAACGCAGGCGTGAGAAAAAAGCCAGATTATCCGCAAGATGA
- a CDS encoding DUF1150 family protein — MNRHILTDREFAHLGEGELAYVRKIRSDDLSRSFPALPPIAPGLEIWALFGASGEPIVLSDVRATALQGAQEHELRTVTLQ; from the coding sequence ATGAACAGACATATTCTTACTGATCGTGAATTCGCGCATCTGGGTGAAGGCGAACTGGCCTATGTGCGCAAGATCAGGTCCGACGACCTCTCCCGCTCTTTCCCTGCGCTGCCACCGATTGCTCCGGGTTTAGAAATTTGGGCGCTGTTTGGCGCGAGCGGTGAGCCGATTGTGCTCTCCGATGTCCGAGCCACAGCTCTTCAGGGGGCACAGGAACACGAACTGCGGACAGTCACTTTGCAGTAG
- the lptB gene encoding LPS export ABC transporter ATP-binding protein produces MGLFWNKKADEPQAVSESATPSSAVDGMMPAQPGKETRLKGTLVARGLCKSYRGRQVVNGVSFGVRAGEAVGILGPNGAGKTTCFYMVTGLVPADAGSIEIDGFDVTSMPMYRRSRLGIGYLPQEASIFRGLSVENNIKAVLEVVEKDRKKRAMELDALLEEFHISHLRKAAAISLSGGERRRLEIARALASRPNFMLLDEPFAGVDPIAVSDIQQLVRHLTSRGIGVLITDHNVRETLGLIDRAYIIHAGQVLTHGRPAEIVANPDVRRLYLGDQFTL; encoded by the coding sequence GTGGGATTGTTCTGGAATAAGAAAGCCGACGAGCCGCAGGCCGTTTCTGAAAGTGCTACACCTTCATCTGCTGTGGACGGTATGATGCCTGCACAGCCGGGTAAAGAAACACGCCTCAAGGGTACTCTGGTGGCGCGTGGGCTTTGCAAGAGCTACCGCGGACGTCAGGTCGTCAACGGCGTGTCTTTTGGTGTTCGCGCTGGTGAAGCTGTCGGCATTCTTGGCCCGAACGGTGCCGGTAAGACGACGTGCTTCTATATGGTGACCGGCCTTGTTCCGGCAGATGCCGGTTCAATCGAGATTGATGGCTTCGATGTAACGTCGATGCCAATGTATCGTCGTTCGCGCCTCGGCATTGGCTATTTGCCTCAGGAAGCATCGATCTTCCGCGGTCTTTCGGTCGAAAATAATATCAAAGCCGTGCTGGAAGTGGTCGAAAAGGACCGCAAAAAGCGCGCGATGGAACTCGATGCTCTTCTGGAAGAGTTTCATATTTCGCATCTGCGCAAAGCTGCTGCAATTTCGCTGTCGGGTGGTGAACGCCGCCGTCTCGAAATTGCCCGTGCTCTTGCGTCGCGCCCGAACTTTATGTTGCTCGATGAGCCTTTTGCGGGTGTTGACCCGATCGCGGTTTCCGATATTCAGCAGCTCGTGCGCCATTTGACCAGCCGTGGCATTGGCGTTCTGATCACCGACCACAATGTGCGCGAAACACTCGGCCTGATTGACCGTGCTTATATTATCCATGCGGGTCAGGTGCTGACCCATGGGCGCCCGGCAGAAATCGTCGCAAATCCTGACGTGCGCAGGCTCTATCTCGGCGATCAGTTTACGCTTTGA